One genomic region from Strix uralensis isolate ZFMK-TIS-50842 chromosome 5, bStrUra1, whole genome shotgun sequence encodes:
- the LOC141944833 gene encoding uncharacterized protein LOC141944833: protein MSENEGDLQPDGPEAAEPRGAISDFFMREASPPGCDQGASRPRPDLLSPETGPEKTSRCGFRKRKETVVPQRAFMGEKPYICIECGQSFNRSSDLIRHQRIHTGEKPYGCADCGKSFSRRSHLIQHQRVHTGERPYRCKDCGKSFSQSTHLVQHQRNHTGERPYVCAKCGRNFYQNSGLLRHANFHTGEKPYKCPQCGKRFSDSSNLIAHQRLHTGEKPYKCADCNKCFSESSKLVIHRRVHTGEKPYLCPDCGKSFSQRSHLVQHRRTHTGEKPYKCAECGTCFSDNSTLIRHRRTHTGEKPFKCSHCGKSFSRNSYLVSHQRVHVW from the coding sequence ATGAGTGAAAATGAGGGGGATCTCCAGCCAGATGGGCCAGAGGCAGCCGAACCCCGTGGGGCCATTTCAGACTTTTTCATGAGGGAAGCATCTCCTCCGGGCTGTGACCAGGGAGCGTCCCGTCCGAGGCCGGACCTTCTCTCTCCAGAGACGGGGCCGGAGAAGACCTCTCGCTGCGGCTTCCGTAAGCGTAAAGAGACGGTGGTTCCCCAGCGAGCCTTCATGGGAGAGAAGCCCTACATCTGCATCGAGTGCGGGCAGAGCTTCAACCGCAGCTCCGACCTGATCCGTCACCAGAGGATCCACACCGGGGAGAAGCCGTACGGGTGTGCCGACTGCGGCAAGAGCTTCAGCCGCCGCTCCCACCTCATCCAGCACCAGCGCGTCCACACGGGCGAGCGGCCGTACCGGTGCAAGGACTGCGGGAAGAGCTTCAGCCAGAGCACCCACCTGGTGCAGCACCAGCGCAACCACACCGGCGAGAGGCCTTATGTCTGTGCCAAGTGCGGGAGGAACTTCTACCAGAACTCGGGCCTGCTCCGCCACGCCAACTTTCACACGGGCGAGAAACCTTACAAGTGCCCCCAGTGCGGGAAGCGCTTCAGCGACAGCTCCAACCTCATTGCCCACCAGCGGCTCCACACGGgcgagaagccctacaagtgtgCTGACTGCAACAAGTGCTTCAGCGAGAGCTCGAAGCTCGTCATCCACCGGCGCGTCCACACAGGTGAGAAGCCATACTTGTGCCCTGACTGCGGGAAAAGCTTCAGCCAGCGCTCGCACCTTGTCCAGCACCGTCGCACCCACACTGgggagaagccctacaagtgtgCCGAGTGTGGGACCTGCTTCAGTGACAACTCTACCCTCATCCGTCATCGTCGGACCCACACTGGGGAGAAACCTTTCAAGTGTTCccactgtgggaagagcttcagtCGCAACTCCTACTTAGTCTCACACCAGCGGGTGCACGTGTGGTAG